The proteins below are encoded in one region of Hordeum vulgare subsp. vulgare chromosome 3H, MorexV3_pseudomolecules_assembly, whole genome shotgun sequence:
- the LOC123443348 gene encoding uncharacterized protein LOC123443348: protein MSGMKDANAAGHDNVGNSEPMDQSGDNAMPSAQQQEQVIKKKFGGLIPKKPPLISKDHERAYFDSADWALGKSGQQGVAKPKGPLEALRPKLQPTRQQQQRSRSSIYSSSENEDGDGAGSEDMNIN, encoded by the exons ATGTCGGGGATGAAGGACGCCAATGCTGCTGGGCATGATAACGTTGGAAATTCTGAACCTATGGACCAAAGTGGAGATAATGCCATGCCCTCGGCTCAGCAACAG GAACAAGTAATCAAAAAGAAGTTTGGAGGACTAATTCCTAAAAAGCCACCGCTCATCTCAAAG GACCATGAGCGGGCCTATTTTGATTCTGCTGATTGGGCTCTCGGAAAG TCTGGACAGCAAGGTGTTGCAAAACCCAAAGGACCGCTCGAGGCACTCAGGCCAAAGTTGCAG CCCacgcgacaacagcaacaacgttcAAGGAGCTCCATCTACAGCTCATCAGAAAACGAGG ATGGAGATGGCGCTGGGTCGGAGGACATGAATATCAACTGA